One segment of Nostoc piscinale CENA21 DNA contains the following:
- the lspA gene encoding signal peptidase II: protein MNLKNRLFWIAAFTAFFLDQLTKYWVVQTFKLGDTLPLIPGVFHFTYVTNTGAAFSLFSGKVEWLRWLSLGVSLVLIALGLFGSMLNRWDQLGYGLILGGAMGNGIDRFILGYVVDFLDFRLINFAVFNIADSFISIGIVCLLIASFQKTPTTPRRR, encoded by the coding sequence ATGAATTTAAAAAATCGCCTGTTTTGGATTGCGGCCTTCACTGCCTTTTTCTTAGATCAACTGACCAAATATTGGGTCGTGCAAACCTTTAAATTAGGAGATACATTACCACTGATACCAGGAGTATTTCACTTTACTTATGTGACTAATACTGGTGCAGCTTTTAGCCTATTCAGTGGCAAGGTAGAGTGGTTGCGCTGGTTATCTTTAGGAGTCAGTTTAGTATTGATCGCCTTGGGTTTGTTTGGTTCAATGCTAAATCGTTGGGATCAGTTGGGTTATGGTTTAATCTTAGGCGGGGCGATGGGTAATGGTATTGATCGCTTTATTTTAGGCTATGTAGTAGATTTTTTAGATTTTCGTTTGATTAATTTTGCTGTATTTAATATTGCCGATTCATTTATCAGTATTGGTATTGTTTGTTTGCTCATCGCTTCATTCCAAAAAACACCCACCACCCCCAGGAGAAGGTGA
- a CDS encoding biotin transporter BioY, translating into MIGLLLTMGGTFLEAYSITWPWSWTQHGIQTFSLGVSFQIGAVLLVGCLGGQNAGALSQIAYLVMGLTLLPVFSEGGGLGYVRLSQFGYLLGFIPGAWICGFLAFQARPKLESLAFSCICGLLTIHLCGITYLTISYFFQWQGTENLSLMQAILKYSWFAVPGQLAVVCAVTSIAYLLRHLMFY; encoded by the coding sequence ATGATTGGCTTACTCCTGACAATGGGTGGCACATTTTTGGAAGCATATAGTATCACCTGGCCTTGGAGTTGGACTCAACATGGAATTCAAACCTTTTCTTTAGGTGTCAGCTTTCAAATTGGTGCCGTATTACTTGTAGGTTGCTTGGGAGGGCAGAATGCTGGCGCGCTCTCACAAATTGCGTACTTAGTTATGGGATTAACTTTATTGCCAGTATTCTCCGAAGGTGGAGGTTTGGGTTATGTCAGACTGTCCCAGTTTGGCTATCTCTTAGGCTTTATCCCCGGAGCGTGGATTTGTGGATTTTTGGCGTTTCAAGCCAGACCAAAACTAGAATCTTTGGCATTTAGTTGTATTTGTGGCTTGTTAACCATTCACTTGTGCGGTATTACTTATTTGACTATTAGTTACTTTTTTCAGTGGCAAGGTACAGAAAATCTGTCGTTAATGCAAGCCATCCTGAAATATTCTTGGTTTGCCGTACCAGGACAATTAGCTGTAGTTTGCGCTGTTACCTCAATAGCTTATTTATTACGCCATTTAATGTTTTATTAG
- the cruF gene encoding gamma-carotene 1'-hydroxylase CruF produces the protein MKQLVVVERVSLIGHIVSMVFGLVGILLVVPNAELILNLSEFGQTAMQWSMAGGGVVYMILGAAAVLLYASRTLGVGRAVAFLLPAVLISLTSELLGTSTGFPFGHYQYLSGLGYKIAGLVPFTIPLSWFYLGCVSYLLARAGLEVDTKPSLWRHIGAVGLGSLLLTSWDFVLDPAMSQTTLPFWYWQQPGAFFGMPYQNFAGWLGTGAVFMTVAALLWKNQPIKFERSQLNLPLVVYLSNFGFATVMSLAAGFSIPVLLGLVLGVTPAITLWWKASAAPNQVTIEPATQEVSVASVKVALK, from the coding sequence ATGAAACAACTTGTTGTCGTTGAGCGTGTAAGCCTCATCGGTCATATTGTGTCAATGGTGTTTGGGTTAGTAGGGATATTATTGGTTGTACCCAATGCCGAACTCATTTTGAACTTGTCTGAATTTGGACAAACTGCTATGCAGTGGAGTATGGCTGGTGGCGGTGTAGTTTATATGATTTTGGGTGCAGCGGCTGTATTGTTGTATGCCTCGCGGACATTGGGTGTGGGTCGTGCTGTGGCATTTCTGCTGCCTGCTGTATTAATTTCTTTAACTAGTGAATTATTAGGAACCAGCACAGGTTTTCCTTTTGGTCACTATCAATATTTAAGCGGTTTGGGATATAAAATTGCTGGTTTAGTTCCGTTTACAATTCCCTTATCGTGGTTTTATTTGGGCTGCGTATCTTATTTGTTAGCCCGTGCTGGTTTAGAAGTAGATACAAAACCAAGCTTGTGGCGGCATATTGGCGCAGTTGGCTTGGGTTCTTTGCTGCTAACATCCTGGGATTTTGTGCTTGACCCAGCCATGAGCCAAACTACCTTACCCTTCTGGTATTGGCAACAACCAGGCGCTTTCTTTGGGATGCCTTATCAAAACTTTGCTGGCTGGCTAGGTACTGGCGCAGTCTTTATGACAGTAGCAGCCTTATTGTGGAAAAATCAGCCAATTAAGTTTGAGCGATCGCAACTAAATCTACCTTTAGTAGTCTACTTAAGTAACTTTGGTTTTGCTACAGTGATGAGCCTGGCTGCTGGTTTCTCTATTCCCGTATTACTTGGTTTAGTTTTAGGTGTTACCCCTGCTATTACCTTGTGGTGGAAAGCATCCGCAGCACCTAATCAAGTTACCATTGAGCCAGCAACTCAAGAAGTTTCTGTAGCCAGCGTCAAAGTTGCTTTGAAGTAG
- the rpmA gene encoding 50S ribosomal protein L27 — protein MAHKKGTGSTRNGRDSNAQRLGVKRFGGQVVRAGNILVRQRGTKFHPGNNVGIGSDDTLFALIDGVVTFERKGKSRKKVSIYPVAAPTEAAVS, from the coding sequence ATGGCTCATAAGAAAGGAACAGGTAGTACACGCAACGGTCGTGATTCTAATGCCCAGCGTCTAGGTGTCAAACGCTTTGGTGGTCAAGTTGTGCGTGCAGGTAATATTCTTGTACGTCAACGTGGCACAAAATTCCATCCTGGTAACAATGTAGGCATCGGTAGCGATGACACTTTGTTTGCTTTAATTGATGGCGTTGTCACCTTTGAGAGAAAAGGCAAATCTCGCAAGAAAGTCAGCATTTATCCAGTAGCTGCACCCACTGAAGCCGCAGTCAGCTAA
- the rplU gene encoding 50S ribosomal protein L21, producing MTYAIIETGGKQVRVEPGRFYDIELLTAQPDEKVTINSVLLVQHDGGLSIGQPLVSGATVEGTVLRHFRGRKVLVYKMKPKKKTRKKRGHRQEITRLLINSITLDGQVFTASEAATVADDSSAETTAES from the coding sequence ATGACCTACGCAATTATTGAAACTGGTGGTAAACAAGTTAGAGTTGAGCCTGGTCGTTTTTACGACATTGAACTGCTAACTGCTCAACCAGACGAAAAAGTTACAATAAACTCTGTACTACTAGTACAACATGACGGTGGACTCAGCATCGGTCAGCCTCTAGTATCTGGGGCAACTGTAGAAGGAACTGTATTGCGCCATTTCCGAGGCCGCAAAGTTCTGGTCTACAAAATGAAGCCGAAGAAGAAAACCCGCAAAAAACGCGGTCATCGCCAAGAAATTACCAGACTGTTAATTAACTCCATCACTCTCGATGGTCAGGTATTTACAGCATCTGAAGCGGCTACTGTAGCTGATGATTCCTCTGCGGAAACCACTGCTGAATCATAG
- a CDS encoding ABC transporter substrate-binding protein, whose amino-acid sequence MIHLLQRILARFLYKSCTFRHRKKKLPQYLKQSLLLLLIGIVALSGCQTLRSRVEAGKVIHITLWHGVNPPPNRDVLQKLVDKFNQTHTNIQVESLYIGQQDQQTPKILAAVVGNAPPDLLWYNPTIAGQLVELGALIPVDEMLANSPVKNEIDPTLYAAMEYKGQLWSLPFATNNLGIFYRPSLFKAAGITEIPHNWPEFRQVAQKLTRDFNNDGQIDQYGMFLPLGKGEFTVFTWLPFMWSSGGELVTGDAQNAAGVRLTENAGAIAALQFWRNLITDGSTMLSAPERGYETDPLLSGKVAMQINGPWNLGQFQDTNVDFGVFPLPVNQKPATNIGGENLFLFKTTPERQKATFKFAEYAMSADFQTELALGTGYLPINLKSRQSAKYQEFIEKIPQLKVFLAQAEYGRSRPIFPGYNRISDSIGRAVEAVLLGKLSPAEALQTSQQRLDLIFK is encoded by the coding sequence ATGATTCATCTTCTCCAGCGAATTTTGGCGCGATTTTTGTATAAGAGTTGCACATTTAGGCACAGAAAAAAGAAATTACCACAGTATCTTAAGCAATCACTCCTATTACTGCTCATAGGTATAGTTGCTTTAAGTGGATGTCAAACTCTGCGTTCTAGAGTAGAAGCAGGTAAGGTTATTCATATCACTTTATGGCATGGGGTGAACCCACCACCAAATCGAGATGTCTTGCAAAAGTTGGTAGATAAATTTAACCAAACCCATACAAATATTCAAGTCGAATCTTTATACATTGGACAACAGGATCAGCAAACACCAAAAATTTTAGCTGCCGTTGTTGGCAATGCCCCACCGGATTTATTGTGGTACAACCCAACTATTGCTGGACAATTGGTAGAACTAGGGGCGCTAATTCCTGTAGATGAGATGTTAGCCAATTCCCCAGTCAAAAACGAAATTGACCCAACTTTATATGCGGCAATGGAATACAAAGGCCAGTTATGGTCACTTCCTTTTGCTACCAATAACCTGGGCATTTTTTACCGTCCAAGTTTATTTAAAGCTGCCGGAATTACAGAAATTCCCCACAATTGGCCAGAATTTCGCCAAGTTGCCCAAAAATTAACTCGTGATTTTAACAATGATGGGCAGATAGACCAGTATGGAATGTTTCTGCCCTTGGGTAAAGGTGAATTTACAGTTTTTACTTGGTTGCCATTTATGTGGAGTAGTGGCGGTGAGTTGGTGACTGGTGATGCCCAAAATGCCGCAGGTGTGAGATTAACAGAAAATGCAGGGGCGATCGCAGCTTTACAATTTTGGCGTAACTTAATTACAGACGGTTCCACGATGTTATCTGCCCCAGAACGAGGTTACGAAACAGACCCCTTGCTATCTGGGAAAGTTGCAATGCAAATCAATGGCCCTTGGAATTTAGGGCAATTTCAAGATACTAACGTTGATTTTGGTGTATTTCCCCTGCCAGTGAATCAAAAACCTGCTACAAATATTGGCGGTGAAAACCTCTTCTTATTCAAAACCACGCCAGAACGCCAAAAAGCAACATTCAAATTTGCAGAATATGCCATGAGTGCTGATTTCCAAACTGAATTAGCCCTAGGCACAGGTTATTTACCAATTAATTTAAAATCTCGCCAAAGCGCCAAATATCAAGAATTTATCGAGAAAATACCACAATTAAAAGTCTTTTTAGCACAGGCAGAGTATGGCCGTAGTCGCCCGATTTTTCCTGGTTACAATCGTATTTCCGATAGCATTGGACGGGCAGTGGAAGCTGTATTACTGGGTAAACTTTCGCCAGCCGAAGCACTCCAAACTAGTCAGCAACGGCTAGATTTAATCTTTAAATAA
- a CDS encoding YebC/PmpR family DNA-binding transcriptional regulator, which translates to MAGHSKWANIKRQKAVVDAKRGKTFTQLSRAIIVAAKNGVPDPAGNFQLRTAIEKAKAAGIPNDNIERAIAKGAGTFSGDNHTLEEIRYEGYGPCGVAILVEALTDNRNRTAADLRVAFSKNGGNLGETGCVSWMFDQKGVCVVQGVVDEDQLLEASLEGGAESYEMTEDETAEIFTEVANLEILNKTLKDKGFKVTDAELRWIPSNNVEVTESDQARSLLKLIDTLESLDDVQNVTSNFDMSEQLLAVSLV; encoded by the coding sequence ATGGCAGGTCATAGTAAATGGGCTAATATTAAGCGCCAAAAGGCTGTAGTGGATGCGAAAAGAGGAAAGACTTTCACGCAGTTATCGCGGGCTATTATTGTGGCGGCGAAAAATGGTGTACCAGATCCGGCGGGGAATTTTCAACTACGCACGGCGATTGAAAAGGCGAAGGCGGCGGGTATCCCTAATGACAATATTGAACGAGCGATCGCTAAAGGTGCAGGTACATTTAGCGGCGATAATCACACTTTAGAAGAAATTCGCTACGAAGGTTACGGCCCTTGTGGTGTGGCAATTTTAGTTGAAGCCTTGACTGATAATCGCAATCGCACGGCGGCTGATTTACGGGTGGCTTTTAGTAAAAACGGCGGAAATTTAGGTGAGACTGGTTGTGTTAGCTGGATGTTTGACCAAAAAGGCGTGTGTGTTGTCCAGGGTGTAGTTGATGAAGACCAGCTTTTAGAAGCATCTTTAGAAGGCGGTGCTGAGTCTTATGAAATGACCGAAGATGAAACTGCGGAAATATTCACTGAGGTTGCTAATTTAGAAATTCTCAACAAAACCCTGAAAGACAAAGGTTTTAAAGTCACTGATGCCGAATTGCGCTGGATTCCCAGTAATAATGTCGAGGTGACAGAATCCGATCAGGCGCGATCGCTACTCAAGTTAATTGATACTCTAGAAAGTCTAGATGATGTGCAGAATGTCACATCTAATTTTGATATGTCAGAACAGTTATTGGCTGTGAGTCTTGTTTAA
- a CDS encoding catalase, which produces MKLFTEYPEAEEAKYCALMSELVKKNMDNLYKGEKQKIAKRDTHSKTHAAVQGTLEIFDFDEAAIKQELRQRTTLTEAEIQGISLKQGLFIQAKQYPVWLRFASGAFSVKNDYEGDTRSMAIKVVGVEGERIPHSHELHTHDIIVHNTDVFFVRTIKDFYSFFLTIYRAGLFPLLRLLVLIWLKLHPYEATLLQTSFKRFPKSLLTERYWSASAYAVGLKSDFDPSQPGRVPVEYPAVIKYGFVPVSSQAPHQPLPLESRPESELQRVKTSGAEDNYYREDIMQALAKPDAEYTWDFQIQFQTKPEMSVDDSTIVWSEEESPFFTIGRLTIKHQKVDSPLENEFGENLRFSPGNGLAVHRPVGAINRLRSIVYPIVANSRHTKRGVKYQEPTIETKV; this is translated from the coding sequence ATGAAACTATTTACTGAATATCCAGAAGCAGAAGAAGCTAAATACTGCGCTCTGATGAGTGAGCTAGTTAAAAAGAATATGGATAATCTGTACAAAGGTGAAAAGCAAAAAATCGCCAAGAGAGACACTCACTCCAAAACCCACGCGGCTGTTCAAGGGACTTTAGAAATTTTTGACTTTGATGAAGCAGCAATTAAACAAGAATTACGCCAACGCACTACCTTAACTGAAGCTGAAATTCAAGGAATTTCCCTCAAACAAGGTTTATTTATTCAAGCAAAACAATATCCGGTGTGGTTAAGATTTGCCAGTGGAGCCTTCTCTGTTAAAAATGATTATGAAGGCGATACACGCTCTATGGCAATTAAAGTTGTGGGTGTAGAAGGAGAACGAATACCACACAGTCATGAGTTACACACCCACGATATTATTGTTCATAATACTGATGTCTTTTTTGTGAGAACTATTAAAGACTTCTACAGCTTCTTTTTAACAATTTATCGAGCCGGGTTGTTTCCACTTTTGAGGCTCTTGGTGCTGATTTGGCTAAAGTTACATCCCTACGAAGCCACTCTTTTACAAACCAGTTTCAAACGGTTTCCTAAAAGTTTACTCACAGAACGTTATTGGAGTGCTTCAGCTTATGCTGTGGGACTTAAATCAGATTTTGACCCATCCCAACCAGGTCGAGTTCCTGTAGAATACCCAGCAGTCATTAAATATGGTTTTGTTCCGGTTTCTAGTCAAGCACCTCATCAACCACTACCTCTAGAGTCGAGACCAGAAAGTGAACTTCAGCGTGTCAAAACTTCCGGTGCAGAGGATAATTATTACCGAGAAGATATTATGCAAGCTTTAGCCAAGCCAGATGCAGAATATACTTGGGATTTTCAAATTCAATTTCAAACCAAACCAGAAATGTCTGTTGATGATTCCACTATTGTTTGGAGTGAAGAAGAGTCACCCTTTTTTACAATTGGTCGTCTCACAATTAAACATCAAAAAGTCGATTCTCCCCTAGAAAATGAATTTGGTGAAAATCTCCGGTTTTCGCCAGGGAATGGTTTAGCGGTTCATCGTCCTGTGGGTGCAATTAACCGCTTACGTTCAATTGTGTATCCTATTGTGGCTAATTCCCGTCATACAAAACGCGGAGTCAAATATCAAGAACCAACAATAGAGACAAAAGTTTAA
- a CDS encoding peroxidase family protein: MLFPYWVQWFTDSFLRIDHHNKLKNTSNHEIDLCNVYGLTRKQTHLLRSFQGGKFKTQKLKRQDGVEEEYPLFYYSDPTQGIVDPQFAGLYEPINDEKRQPADKKQYMFAMGVERANVQIGYVMLNVLCLREHNRLCDVLAKNYPDWDDERLFQTARNILMAIILKIIMEEYINHITPYHFKLFADPEAFTKESWYRTNHMAIEFDFVYRWHSAIPEKFVCNGKPTHVVETLWNNKILIDQGLGSLMEETCSQAGTRIGLFNTPDILVELAELPSIRLGRELQLASYNDYRELCGFPRVTSFDQITGDEFTQQKLKEFYGHVDNIEFFVGLYSEDVRQNSTIPPLVARLIGIDAFSQALTNPLLSPKIFNQNTLSPIGWEIYQTTNTVSDLVNRNVPSSGKKYTVTFDLHKA; encoded by the coding sequence ATGCTGTTTCCCTATTGGGTACAGTGGTTTACCGATAGTTTTCTCCGCATCGATCATCACAATAAATTAAAAAATACATCCAATCATGAAATTGACTTGTGTAATGTTTATGGTTTAACCAGAAAACAAACACATCTTTTAAGAAGCTTTCAAGGCGGTAAATTCAAAACTCAAAAACTCAAACGCCAAGACGGAGTAGAAGAAGAATACCCCCTATTTTATTATTCTGATCCAACACAAGGTATAGTAGACCCCCAATTTGCTGGCCTTTATGAACCCATTAATGATGAAAAAAGACAGCCAGCCGATAAAAAACAATATATGTTTGCGATGGGTGTAGAACGAGCTAATGTTCAAATTGGCTATGTTATGCTCAATGTTCTTTGTCTGCGTGAACATAATCGTCTGTGTGATGTCTTAGCCAAGAATTATCCTGACTGGGATGATGAACGTCTCTTCCAAACTGCCAGAAATATTCTTATGGCAATTATTCTCAAAATTATTATGGAAGAGTACATTAATCACATCACTCCTTATCACTTTAAGTTATTTGCTGATCCAGAAGCTTTTACTAAAGAAAGTTGGTATCGTACCAATCACATGGCCATAGAATTTGACTTTGTTTATCGTTGGCATAGTGCAATTCCCGAAAAATTTGTTTGTAACGGTAAACCAACTCATGTGGTAGAAACTCTGTGGAACAATAAAATATTAATTGACCAAGGGTTAGGCTCATTAATGGAAGAAACTTGTTCACAAGCAGGAACAAGAATTGGTTTATTCAACACTCCTGATATCTTAGTTGAATTAGCTGAATTACCTTCCATCAGACTCGGCAGAGAACTACAATTAGCCAGCTACAACGATTATCGAGAATTGTGTGGTTTTCCCAGAGTCACCAGCTTTGACCAAATTACTGGTGATGAATTTACTCAACAAAAACTCAAAGAATTCTATGGTCATGTTGATAATATTGAGTTCTTTGTAGGACTCTACTCAGAAGATGTGCGGCAAAATTCTACGATTCCTCCGTTAGTCGCAAGATTAATTGGGATTGATGCTTTTTCCCAAGCTCTGACTAATCCTTTATTATCACCAAAAATCTTCAATCAAAATACTCTGTCGCCTATCGGTTGGGAAATCTATCAAACTACCAACACCGTCTCAGATTTAGTGAATCGCAACGTTCCGTCATCAGGTAAAAAGTATACAGTTACTTTTGACCTGCACAAAGCATAG
- a CDS encoding DUF2235 domain-containing protein, with the protein MKRLVICCDGTWQQLTNAYPSNVVKLAQSVKSTANDGVPQIVFYDEGIGTENQKILGGATGLGIDRNIEDCYRFLVLNYVPGDEIYLFGFSRGAYTVRSLAGMVYCSGLLDRPHVTKAHEAYELYRKRNIKPKDKEAVDYRNKYGDRVPITLIGCFDTVGALGIPGLAAFKKFHDQLNQRYRFHDTTLNKDIQNALHAMAIDEIREIFDVTPMKPHPEAENQRVIQKWFPGEHGCVGGGTEEHSGLSDAALQWMIDSVGDLGLGLEFDPNVIPTGINPNYKCEFKNDPGFFKLAGIKLRDVGDAIEELHDSTINRLKVRKDYRPKNLQKIIAKILD; encoded by the coding sequence ATGAAACGGCTTGTAATTTGTTGTGATGGAACTTGGCAACAGTTAACGAATGCCTACCCCAGTAATGTCGTGAAACTGGCTCAATCAGTCAAATCAACTGCAAATGACGGAGTTCCACAAATTGTATTTTATGATGAGGGAATTGGTACCGAAAATCAAAAGATTTTAGGTGGAGCAACGGGGTTAGGAATTGATAGAAATATCGAAGATTGCTATCGGTTTCTGGTGCTTAACTATGTTCCTGGTGATGAAATTTATTTATTTGGTTTTAGTCGTGGTGCTTACACAGTCAGAAGTCTAGCGGGAATGGTTTATTGTTCAGGTTTGCTAGACCGCCCACATGTCACCAAAGCCCATGAAGCTTACGAACTTTATCGAAAACGCAATATTAAGCCCAAAGATAAAGAAGCTGTAGATTATCGGAACAAATATGGCGATCGCGTTCCGATCACTTTAATTGGTTGTTTTGACACCGTTGGGGCGTTGGGAATTCCTGGGTTAGCCGCCTTCAAAAAATTCCACGACCAACTAAATCAGCGTTATAGATTCCACGACACCACCTTAAACAAAGATATCCAAAATGCACTGCACGCAATGGCGATCGATGAAATCCGGGAAATCTTTGATGTCACCCCCATGAAACCCCATCCTGAAGCCGAAAACCAACGGGTAATTCAAAAATGGTTTCCTGGTGAACATGGTTGCGTTGGCGGTGGAACTGAAGAACATAGCGGCTTATCTGATGCAGCCTTGCAGTGGATGATTGATTCCGTTGGTGATTTAGGACTGGGACTGGAATTTGATCCAAACGTCATTCCCACAGGGATCAATCCTAATTATAAATGCGAATTTAAGAATGACCCTGGATTCTTTAAATTAGCAGGAATCAAACTGCGAGATGTCGGCGATGCCATTGAAGAACTACACGACAGCACAATCAACCGTTTGAAAGTTCGCAAAGACTATCGCCCCAAAAATTTACAAAAAATTATTGCCAAAATCTTAGATTAA
- a CDS encoding FAD-dependent hydroxylase, whose amino-acid sequence MALTQFTQTISPQQPATDKRGYDYDLVIVGGGIVGLTLAAALKDSGLNILLIEAKVTSASVAKGQAYAVHLLSALIYQGIGVWDKIVPHIAKYRHVRLSDADYPDVVEFDAADIGRNSPELGYVAEHQALLQPLQEFVQKCPNVNYLCPAEVVNTQHQPDIVAIDIKISEQIYTVRSKLLVAADGSRSPIRQAAGIKTHGWKYWQSCIVAFVKPEKPHNDTAYERFWPSGPFAILPLPGNRCRIVWTAPHEEAKALCALDDEQFLAELSRRYGDHMGKLELLGDRFVFQVQLMQSDRYVLPRLALVGDAAHNCHPVGGQGLNLGIRDAAALAQVIQTAHKKGEDIGKIQVLKRYERWRKLENLTILGFTDLLDRMFSNQILPLVAVRRLGLWLMQRVPVLKVFALKLMIGLKGRSPQLAQRF is encoded by the coding sequence ATGGCGCTAACGCAGTTTACTCAAACTATTTCCCCTCAGCAACCCGCAACAGACAAACGGGGATATGACTATGATTTGGTGATTGTCGGCGGTGGAATTGTTGGGTTAACCCTAGCCGCAGCTTTGAAAGATTCTGGCTTGAATATTTTGCTAATTGAGGCGAAGGTAACATCAGCATCTGTAGCCAAAGGCCAAGCTTATGCAGTGCATCTGTTATCAGCACTGATTTACCAAGGTATCGGCGTTTGGGACAAAATTGTACCCCACATTGCTAAATATCGTCATGTGCGGCTTTCTGATGCTGACTATCCTGATGTGGTGGAATTTGACGCAGCGGATATTGGTAGAAATTCGCCAGAGTTGGGTTACGTCGCTGAACACCAAGCTTTGTTACAGCCATTGCAAGAATTTGTCCAGAAATGTCCGAATGTGAATTACCTTTGTCCGGCTGAGGTGGTGAATACACAGCATCAGCCGGATATAGTGGCAATCGATATCAAGATTTCTGAGCAGATATACACAGTCCGCAGTAAATTATTGGTGGCGGCGGATGGATCGCGATCGCCCATTCGCCAAGCGGCGGGAATCAAAACTCATGGCTGGAAATATTGGCAGTCTTGTATAGTGGCTTTTGTCAAACCGGAAAAACCCCACAACGATACTGCTTACGAAAGATTTTGGCCGAGTGGCCCGTTTGCAATTTTACCTCTGCCGGGGAACCGTTGCCGCATTGTCTGGACAGCCCCCCATGAAGAAGCAAAGGCTTTGTGTGCTTTGGATGATGAGCAATTTTTGGCAGAACTTAGCCGCCGCTATGGTGATCACATGGGTAAATTGGAGTTACTCGGCGATCGCTTTGTCTTCCAAGTCCAACTAATGCAAAGCGATCGCTACGTCCTCCCACGCTTGGCGTTAGTTGGCGATGCAGCCCACAACTGTCACCCCGTCGGCGGACAAGGCTTAAACCTGGGTATTCGAGATGCAGCCGCCCTCGCCCAAGTTATCCAAACAGCCCATAAAAAAGGCGAAGATATCGGTAAAATTCAAGTCCTCAAACGCTATGAACGCTGGCGGAAGCTGGAAAACCTGACAATTTTAGGGTTCACCGATTTGTTAGATAGAATGTTTTCTAACCAAATCCTACCTTTGGTAGCAGTGCGGCGTTTGGGTTTATGGTTGATGCAGCGTGTCCCAGTGTTAAAGGTGTTTGCGCTGAAGTTGATGATTGGGTTAAAAGGGCGGAGTCCGCAATTAGCACAACGGTTTTAA
- a CDS encoding endonuclease domain-containing protein has translation MTQNQNPKPKPLTNSNSPSSLAGRGLGGGVPGQAWQTTPQLWEKLKPLARQMRCEPTPAEKRLWEKLRHKQLLGFKFRRQQTIDRFIVDFYCSEARLVVEVDGEIHDYTQVEDTIRQEFLESLGLQVVRFRNEDVMERIEGVLEDIAACLQR, from the coding sequence ATGACCCAAAATCAAAATCCCAAGCCAAAGCCTCTCACCAACTCCAATTCCCCCTCATCGCTTGCGGGGAGGGGGTTAGGGGGTGGGGTTCCGGGTCAAGCGTGGCAAACCACGCCTCAACTTTGGGAAAAACTCAAACCCTTGGCGCGACAAATGCGGTGTGAACCAACTCCAGCAGAAAAGCGACTTTGGGAGAAGTTGAGACACAAGCAACTTTTAGGATTCAAGTTCCGCCGCCAGCAAACGATTGACCGTTTTATCGTCGATTTTTACTGTAGTGAAGCGCGGTTAGTGGTGGAAGTGGATGGCGAAATTCACGATTACACCCAAGTAGAAGATACGATACGTCAAGAGTTTTTGGAGAGTTTAGGGTTACAGGTTGTGCGATTTAGAAATGAGGATGTGATGGAGAGGATAGAGGGGGTGTTAGAGGATATTGCTGCTTGTTTGCAGAGATGA
- a CDS encoding MarR family winged helix-turn-helix transcriptional regulator, which yields MVAQSNNSTTCESWQQVLAPYNLGYRIKLLSQLLTRKFTDKLEPFGLTPFHWLVLCCLWQEDGLPTSSIGEKLQQVGGTLTGVLDRMEERGLVRRERDVHDRRIWRIWLTDAGKELEQVLPPLAAELREEAMRGISPDDREFFSQLLNKAIANLS from the coding sequence ATGGTTGCTCAATCTAATAACTCTACTACTTGTGAGTCTTGGCAGCAAGTTTTAGCCCCTTACAATTTGGGTTATCGAATCAAACTACTTTCACAACTGCTGACCCGCAAGTTTACTGACAAACTAGAACCTTTTGGGCTGACACCATTTCATTGGTTGGTGTTGTGTTGTTTGTGGCAAGAAGATGGTTTACCCACATCCAGTATTGGTGAGAAGTTGCAACAGGTGGGTGGGACTTTAACAGGCGTACTAGACCGGATGGAAGAACGGGGCTTAGTCCGTCGAGAACGAGATGTACATGATCGTCGGATTTGGCGTATCTGGTTGACGGATGCAGGTAAGGAACTAGAACAAGTTTTACCACCACTAGCCGCAGAACTACGTGAAGAAGCTATGCGTGGTATTTCCCCAGATGACCGCGAATTCTTTTCTCAACTGCTAAATAAAGCAATTGCTAACCTATCTTAA